The sequence TGGGTCGTCCGGACAATGTAGTAATCAAAGTTCTTTTTAATTGTCTCAAGATCAAACTGTTCCTTTAACAGATATTGAGCTGCTATAACATCCGCTTGCTTTATGAGCCTTGTTTTTCCTATCCTTTTTCTTATCTCTTCGGGGAGTCTTGCTTCTCCAATACCATAAGGATCAAGTTTGTAGTCTTCCAAGTCAAAATATCCATCAAATTCCTCGAATACTCCCTCCACTTGTCTTGGAATATAAATCCTTTCTGCTATCTGAAGCCATTTATGCACTTCCTCTTCATCAACTCCAGTTCTTTTTACAGTTTCTACCCATTCGCCCCCAAGCTCCAGAGCTTTTTTAAAATACGCAACTCCTAAGAGAAGGTTATGCTTTGCCATTAAATTCGTGAAAAAGCTATTATCTACGTGCTCATGATACTCATCTGGACCTATGACTTTTCGTATTACATACCCTCTTTTCTCATCAAATTCTACCCTACTGGCCCAAAAACGGGCCGTTTCAAGGATTATTTCAAGCCCATATTTTGACATGAACTCTTCATCTCTAGTAAACTTATAGTACAAGTCCACAGTATAAGCTATGTCTGCGGTTATATGGTGCTCTTCCTCTCCTGTGTAAATTCTCACAACTTCCTTACCAGCCATGTCGAGAGGAACCAGGGAGGGAGTAGCCTCATACCCATCGTCAGCAGACTCCCAAGGGAATTGAGCACCATCATAACCATTGAGTTTAGCATTTTCTTTAGCAGGTTTTAGATTCCTATACCTATACATCAGCATCCTCCTGGCATCATCTGGAAAAACTGCTATAAAGAATGGAAGTGCATAGATCTCAGTGTCCCAGAAAACATGTCCCCTATAACCAAAGCCGTGTATTCCTCTGGCTGTTAGAGAAATATTGCTATCTCTTGGTAGTGACTGAATCAAATGGAAGAGACTAAAGTTAAGCCCTTTTTCTGCCTCATCATCACCTTCAATCTCAATCTTGGCCTTCTTCCAAATGTTATTCCAGTACTCTCTGTGCTCTTCATAAAGCTTCCCAAAACCCAATTCCACAGCTTCTTTGAGTTCTCCTAAAACTTGTTCCTTTAAATTCTCATCGTTTTTAGAGGATATAACCACATATTTAATAAATTCATAGACCTCGTTAGGCCGAACTTGTAGACTTAAGACCTCTGCTATACCCCTACTACTCTTTATAACGCTTCTCTCCACCTTTTCCTCTGTGATAAGGGAACTTCCAATCCCAATGCTGTATCTATCATCCAGTGTTCTAACCTCCGCATATATTGATTCCTCATCAAAATAAAGTTCCTTAAGTGAGCAATGTTTCACCATAATTTCTGGACGGTAAGAAGGGTTTGCAACATCTGTTTCAATTGGATTTACCAAAGTTAATAAACCACCTTTACTCGCTTGAAATTTAAACTTTAATATAATAAGGTTCTTTCGTTTTCCATGAACAATTCTTAAACTCTCATATTGAATTTTCACTCCTTTGTGGGTCTCCATGTGAACCCAAGTCTTTAATGTTCCTTCCTTAATATTAAGTTCTCTTTCATATCTTGAAAGCTTGTGTGTGCTCAAATTAAGAGGCTCTCCACTAAACATCATCTGCAGCCCAATTACTCGAGGAGCATTCACGATTTCTCTATAAAAGTAGGGAGCATAGTCATAAATCCCCGCAACAGTTGTACCATATATTGTGGGTTCAAGTTCAATTTCTCCCCTTAACCCAATATGACCATTTCCTAATGTTAATATCGTACCATAAAGTTCCTCTTCTCTTGGTGAGTATCGGTTAAACTCGAAATTGAACTTCATACCCTACCCTCCTTTCTTTCTATAAGCTGCTGAAGGTTCTTAGTAGTCAATTTGGCAAAATCATCAAAAGTCAAGTCAGCACTATCCAACTTCGCTTCCCTTTCATAGCCCAAAGTAAAGGCTCCAAGTTCTTTTCCAGCCCGAATACCTGCTGGAGCATCTTCAATTACGAAGAAAAATTTGATATCTGAAAAATTTCTTCTCAACTCTTCCATCGCCAGTTTGAAAACCTCTTTTTTAGTTGGGGCCATTCCACTAACATTCACATCAAACAAATCAGCAAGTGTTTTCTCCCCAATCTTGACTTTTTTCGCTAGTTTTGTCGCATTTTTAGATGCAGATGCAAGAGCATTCTTTATTCCAGCTTTTTTTGCGTTCTGTAAAAAGGCTATTGCATTCCAATTAACCTCGTATTCCTCCCTTTCAAACATCTCGTTGACTATCCTGTTCTTAAACTCTGCAAATTCATGTAGAAGTTCCTTTCTCTCTTCTTCACTTCTTGCATTATATTTTTCATAAATCCCCTTGAGTTCTAATATCTTATGAGCTCCCTCATATCTTGGTTTCCCTGAAACATAGGTCACATAAAATTCGTGATCAATGTCCGCTCCGTAGTGCCTTGCAGCTCTTTTCCAAGCTTCTTCATGAGGAGTAAAGACTAATACACCATCAAAGTCCCATATTAGTGCTATCTCCTTCATTTGATGCCCTCCAGTTCATCTTTCTATTTTCTCTATTATAATGCGCTGAGCCTCGATATCTTCCACCTCTGCATCAAATCCTCCTATAGTTAATGTCCCTTCTTCACTTTCAAGAACAAAATTACTTACAATTCCAAAACGGTTTACAGAACGAACTCTTCCTTTGGTTTTTATGGGGTAACTACTTTTAATATCCCTTCCTTCTACTGTAACTATGGGAGTGTAACCAAGCTTTAAGAGAGTTTCCAGCTCGTTAAGCGCCATAGAAAATTCTATAAAGGTCTTTGGATACAGTTCGGGCCTTGAAACCCAACAAAGGGCCTCTTTAGCCTTTATCCATAGATTATTGTGAATGTTTAGTAATCTAAGCAATAAATCCTTTTCTTGAATGACATACCCAT comes from Thermococcus sp. EP1 and encodes:
- a CDS encoding glycoside hydrolase family 65 protein is translated as MKFNFEFNRYSPREEELYGTILTLGNGHIGLRGEIELEPTIYGTTVAGIYDYAPYFYREIVNAPRVIGLQMMFSGEPLNLSTHKLSRYERELNIKEGTLKTWVHMETHKGVKIQYESLRIVHGKRKNLIILKFKFQASKGGLLTLVNPIETDVANPSYRPEIMVKHCSLKELYFDEESIYAEVRTLDDRYSIGIGSSLITEEKVERSVIKSSRGIAEVLSLQVRPNEVYEFIKYVVISSKNDENLKEQVLGELKEAVELGFGKLYEEHREYWNNIWKKAKIEIEGDDEAEKGLNFSLFHLIQSLPRDSNISLTARGIHGFGYRGHVFWDTEIYALPFFIAVFPDDARRMLMYRYRNLKPAKENAKLNGYDGAQFPWESADDGYEATPSLVPLDMAGKEVVRIYTGEEEHHITADIAYTVDLYYKFTRDEEFMSKYGLEIILETARFWASRVEFDEKRGYVIRKVIGPDEYHEHVDNSFFTNLMAKHNLLLGVAYFKKALELGGEWVETVKRTGVDEEEVHKWLQIAERIYIPRQVEGVFEEFDGYFDLEDYKLDPYGIGEARLPEEIRKRIGKTRLIKQADVIAAQYLLKEQFDLETIKKNFDYYIVRTTHASSLSMPAYSIVASWLGYDDLAYDYFTKCAYIDLRNIYGNTHDGFHLATAGGVWQALFRGFCGIDIKDDRVEISPSLPQKWESVNLRFFFRGTWIDLVVKNNKIRAKIINGTRNVKVCAFGKEAILSLGEEVTLEK
- a CDS encoding HAD family phosphatase, with the protein product MKEIALIWDFDGVLVFTPHEEAWKRAARHYGADIDHEFYVTYVSGKPRYEGAHKILELKGIYEKYNARSEEERKELLHEFAEFKNRIVNEMFEREEYEVNWNAIAFLQNAKKAGIKNALASASKNATKLAKKVKIGEKTLADLFDVNVSGMAPTKKEVFKLAMEELRRNFSDIKFFFVIEDAPAGIRAGKELGAFTLGYEREAKLDSADLTFDDFAKLTTKNLQQLIERKEGRV